DNA sequence from the Candidatus Kaistella beijingensis genome:
TTTGCGATTTTCACTTTTATATGGTAGTTTTGTTTTTTATACAATCTCAAAACCCGAAACTCGCATCTCGCAACCCGAACCTCCAATGAATGACTCGTTTTTACACAAAGGAAAAAGGAAAATCCTCGTTGAATATCTCCGTGAAAAAATCGGGATTTCTGATGAAAATGTTCTAAAGGCAATGAACGAGGTTCCACGTCATCTTTTCCTGGAAAGTATTTTTGAAGATTTCGCTTATGAAGACCGCGCTTTTCCAATTTTGGCGAAGCAGACGATTTCCCACCCTTCAACGGTTGCGGAACAAACCGAACTTTTAGGATTAAAAGAAAAAGAAAAAGTCTTAGAAATCGGAACCGGAAGTGGTTATCAAACTGCAGTTTTAGTCGCTATGAATGCTTTGGTCTATACCGTTGAACGACAAAAAGACTTGCACGATTTTGCCCATAAAAAGCTTCGGGAGCTTCATCTTCGTCCAAAATTTCAAAGTTTTGGGGATGGTTTTGCGGGTTTGCCGACTTTTGCTCCTTTCGACAAAATTTTGGTGACCTGTGGCGCAGAAATTCTACCGACCGAATTGCTTCATCAACTCAAAGTTGGTGGAAAATTGGTCATTCCGATGGGACCAACTCACGAACAAATTCTCTATCGCTTCACCAAAAAGTCTGACAAGGAATTTGAGA
Encoded proteins:
- a CDS encoding protein-L-isoaspartate(D-aspartate) O-methyltransferase produces the protein MNDSFLHKGKRKILVEYLREKIGISDENVLKAMNEVPRHLFLESIFEDFAYEDRAFPILAKQTISHPSTVAEQTELLGLKEKEKVLEIGTGSGYQTAVLVAMNALVYTVERQKDLHDFAHKKLRELHLRPKFQSFGDGFAGLPTFAPFDKILVTCGAEILPTELLHQLKVGGKLVIPMGPTHEQILYRFTKKSDKEFEKEEFGAYKFVPMLGDTNH